A single Nitrospirota bacterium DNA region contains:
- a CDS encoding uracil-DNA glycosylase, with protein sequence MVEFLKVYEAIGFEFLPISGKDEIFSSQIEPDSVTEPIDNSNEVMTLQAIRHEIGNCKRCKLHKTRKNIVFGEGDAKARLMFIGEGPGADEDEQGRPFVGRAGKLLTSLINKMGLKREDVFIANVVKCRPPGNREPEQDEVKACIGFLKSQIASITPEVIVTLGTVATKAILATDRPITRLRGEFKDYKGIKLMPTYHPSYLLRNPSAKTVVWTDALKVLKELGLEAPAPAENAGA encoded by the coding sequence ATGGTGGAATTTCTAAAAGTATATGAGGCAATTGGGTTTGAGTTTTTACCGATTTCGGGAAAAGACGAAATATTTTCATCCCAAATTGAACCTGACTCTGTCACTGAACCTATAGATAACAGCAATGAGGTCATGACGCTTCAGGCGATAAGACACGAGATAGGCAATTGCAAGCGATGTAAGCTCCACAAAACGAGAAAGAACATTGTGTTTGGTGAGGGTGACGCAAAGGCAAGGCTGATGTTTATAGGAGAGGGCCCTGGAGCAGATGAGGATGAGCAGGGGCGGCCATTTGTTGGACGCGCCGGCAAACTTCTAACCAGCCTTATAAATAAAATGGGGCTTAAGCGTGAGGATGTTTTCATAGCAAACGTGGTGAAATGCCGTCCGCCCGGAAACAGAGAGCCTGAGCAGGATGAGGTCAAAGCGTGTATAGGTTTTCTGAAAAGTCAGATTGCATCCATAACGCCTGAGGTCATAGTAACATTGGGAACGGTCGCAACTAAGGCAATTTTAGCAACTGATAGACCAATAACGCGTCTGCGCGGCGAATTCAAGGACTACAAGGGAATCAAGCTAATGCCCACATATCATCCGTCCTATTTACTGAGAAATCCGTCAGCTAAAACGGTTGTCTGGACTGATGCGCTAAAAGTACTAAAAGAGCTGGGACTTGAGGCACCTGCGCCTGCTGAAAATGCCGGTGCGTGA
- a CDS encoding NAD(+)/NADH kinase translates to MNRVGIICKRGKKEAIELLRKLVPWLRERTTKVCIDSYSAQEIGETGVAQEEISEHCDMVMVLGGDGTMLAASRLVAGKNIPIFGINLGGLGFITEVSIGEVFDVIEKVINGKCASEDRIMLNASVIRDGKTLATYTVLNDVVVTKGALARIFDLEMFIDGAYVTTFRADGLIVSSPTGSTAYSLSAGGPILYPTLHCFVVTPICSHTLTNRPIVVNDDMSIEIVVGSGSEDVYLTLDGQLGQHLKEKDVVSVKRSAHMTRLLIPCERDYFQILREKLKWGER, encoded by the coding sequence ATGAACAGAGTTGGAATAATTTGTAAACGCGGCAAGAAAGAGGCCATTGAGCTTTTAAGAAAACTTGTTCCGTGGTTAAGGGAAAGGACAACAAAGGTTTGTATAGACTCGTACTCGGCACAGGAGATAGGAGAGACCGGGGTAGCGCAAGAGGAAATCTCAGAGCATTGTGATATGGTAATGGTGCTTGGCGGAGACGGCACCATGCTTGCTGCCTCGCGGCTTGTGGCGGGAAAGAACATTCCGATTTTTGGCATAAATCTGGGCGGACTGGGGTTTATCACAGAGGTAAGCATTGGTGAGGTATTTGATGTCATAGAGAAGGTAATAAACGGTAAGTGTGCGTCAGAAGACAGGATTATGTTAAATGCCTCAGTCATAAGGGATGGCAAAACGCTTGCAACTTATACGGTGTTAAACGACGTGGTTGTGACAAAAGGGGCTCTGGCAAGAATATTTGACCTTGAGATGTTTATAGACGGTGCTTATGTAACCACATTCAGAGCGGATGGATTAATTGTGTCTTCACCAACAGGCTCAACGGCTTATTCTTTATCGGCAGGAGGCCCAATACTCTATCCAACCCTGCACTGCTTCGTTGTTACGCCAATCTGTTCACACACGTTAACAAACCGGCCAATAGTGGTTAACGATGACATGTCTATAGAAATAGTGGTCGGATCTGGTAGTGAGGATGTGTATCTAACTCTTGACGGGCAGCTTGGACAGCATTTAAAGGAAAAAGACGTGGTAAGCGTCAAACGCTCAGCGCACATGACAAGACTTTTGATACCCTGTGAGAGGGACTATTTTCAGATTCTCAGGGAAAAACTGAAGTGGGGCGAAAGGTAA
- the tsaE gene encoding tRNA (adenosine(37)-N6)-threonylcarbamoyltransferase complex ATPase subunit type 1 TsaE, whose translation MRLRSSSDWDTKCIGHKLGKLLSPGDTVFLTGGLGSGKTTLVKGIAGAFGINETDITSASFTIIAEHEGTVPLYHIDLYRLDNLSAIDDIGLYEYIGADGIAVIEWADKLQGTETATVTVDLEYISENEREITIEGVDEQSWNNL comes from the coding sequence ATGCGGCTTAGGAGCAGCTCAGACTGGGACACTAAGTGTATTGGGCACAAACTCGGTAAATTGCTTAGCCCAGGGGACACGGTGTTTCTTACAGGTGGGCTTGGCAGCGGCAAGACCACACTGGTTAAGGGAATAGCCGGAGCCTTCGGAATCAATGAAACCGATATAACAAGCGCAAGTTTTACGATTATTGCCGAGCATGAGGGTACTGTGCCACTCTATCATATAGACCTTTACCGGCTGGATAATTTAAGCGCTATAGATGACATAGGGCTATATGAATACATCGGAGCTGATGGAATTGCGGTCATCGAGTGGGCTGATAAACTTCAGGGGACAGAAACTGCTACAGTGACAGTTGATTTGGAGTACATTAGTGAAAATGAACGAGAAATAACCATAGAGGGAGTGGATGAACAGAGTTGGAATAATTTGTAA
- the pgeF gene encoding peptidoglycan editing factor PgeF: protein MLRTQNESVNNGYDLIYPEIFRHNEAEGFFTDGSRGLKIQDVADSSKPLYMPLQKHTDVVVVLRKGSSLPTPGTVADAVITDRDDIITGVQSADCVPILVFDRKRRVTGSIHAGWRGTAKGILSNVLRQFFSEFKSDAADVLIAIGPSIRGCCYEVGEEVISAVISASGEGDYIYTQPTGGKHIDLSVANKLQALRLGVNPENIWISPDCTYCVSKYHSYRRAQKQNTVTTGRQGAFITFSTCGDAA, encoded by the coding sequence TTGTTAAGAACTCAAAATGAGTCTGTCAATAACGGATATGACTTAATTTATCCTGAGATATTCAGACACAATGAAGCAGAGGGGTTTTTTACGGACGGCAGCCGCGGACTTAAAATTCAGGATGTGGCAGATTCGTCAAAACCCCTCTATATGCCACTGCAAAAACACACAGATGTTGTTGTGGTTTTAAGGAAAGGTTCATCGCTGCCAACCCCTGGCACAGTTGCCGATGCCGTTATAACTGACAGAGATGACATCATTACAGGAGTTCAGAGTGCTGACTGTGTGCCGATTTTGGTTTTTGACAGAAAGCGCAGGGTAACAGGCTCAATTCATGCCGGCTGGAGAGGAACAGCTAAGGGGATATTAAGCAACGTTCTCAGACAGTTTTTCAGTGAATTTAAGTCGGATGCGGCGGACGTGTTAATAGCTATAGGGCCCTCAATCAGGGGTTGCTGCTATGAGGTTGGAGAAGAGGTAATAAGTGCGGTTATAAGTGCCTCCGGAGAGGGCGATTATATCTATACACAGCCAACCGGGGGTAAGCACATAGATTTAAGTGTGGCCAATAAACTTCAGGCACTACGTTTGGGAGTAAATCCGGAAAACATTTGGATATCGCCTGATTGTACCTATTGCGTAAGCAAATACCATTCGTATCGGCGAGCACAGAAACAAAACACAGTGACCACGGGCAGACAGGGGGCTTTCATCACCTTTTCAACGTGCGGCGATGCGGCTTAG
- a CDS encoding methyltransferase domain-containing protein yields the protein MKNVLKTLSFNTFIPFFYPALMLPLRPWRKKAIGMLNFKEGDRVLVPGVGSGHDLPFIPDNVDVDGIDISDVMLGIGKLKTKAFRYGHNTMLHKMDAEDLKFDSNSFDKAILSLFLTVVFDPRKAMAEIVRVVRPGGEILVFDHLFRSGAVPSTVAKRVDSVLSYSFASVTRMIDDIIEGLPVKIVDVKEGDPVGFIKGFLLVKNSK from the coding sequence GTGAAAAATGTACTGAAAACACTTTCTTTTAACACGTTTATCCCGTTTTTTTATCCTGCCTTGATGCTGCCGCTAAGGCCCTGGAGAAAGAAAGCTATCGGCATGTTAAATTTTAAAGAGGGCGACAGAGTGTTAGTGCCTGGGGTAGGCTCCGGCCATGACTTGCCGTTTATTCCTGATAACGTTGATGTTGACGGAATAGACATAAGCGATGTAATGCTTGGAATTGGGAAACTTAAAACAAAAGCATTCCGGTATGGACATAACACAATGTTACACAAGATGGATGCCGAAGACCTCAAATTTGACAGTAACAGCTTTGACAAGGCAATCCTTAGCCTGTTTCTGACCGTGGTGTTTGATCCCCGTAAGGCAATGGCTGAGATTGTACGAGTGGTAAGGCCGGGCGGTGAGATACTGGTATTTGACCATCTGTTTCGGAGCGGCGCAGTGCCTTCGACTGTGGCAAAAAGAGTTGACAGCGTTCTAAGCTACAGCTTTGCAAGCGTAACCAGAATGATTGATGACATTATAGAGGGTTTACCGGTAAAAATCGTTGATGTAAAAGAAGGCGATCCGGTTGGATTTATAAAGGGATTTTTGCTTGTTAAGAACTCAAAATGA
- a CDS encoding HD domain-containing protein, with protein MSIGIALSAERNQEALLEMIVEKAMLFTGADGGTLYIMSEDERTLAFKIIRTKSLGFIMGGTKGSEIKFPPVQLYKEDGSRNENNVSAYVALTGKTVNIEDVYEVEGFDFQGTRAFDQKTGYRSKSMLVTAMRNHENEIIGVLQLLNATNQSGKVVSFSQRFQKLVESLASQAAIAITNSSLIRGLRVLLDSFIKVIAGAIDEKSAYTGGHIRRVAALTSTIAKGLCNSNDERWQDWVLTRDEEDELHIAAWMHDIGKITTPEYVVDKATKLETIYDRIHTVEARFELLKKQTENEFLKRKCEILCQKTEDADEKLGKLEDELNSKLEGLSNALEFIRVSNLGGEFMANEKLARLKEIASIEIEIDGKKMPILDENELHNLSIPKGTLTDDEREIINNHVVMTEKMLGGLPWPKKFKNVTTYAAEHHEKLDGSGYPHGKKAEQLSIKSRILAIADIFEALTAKDRPYRPGKKLSECVRIVGFMLKDKHLDKEIVDFFITSGLFVEYAKRELTPEQIDSFTYNGIKYDPTLPTTDDVGKDN; from the coding sequence ATGAGTATAGGGATAGCCTTGTCTGCTGAGCGCAATCAGGAGGCATTGCTTGAAATGATAGTGGAAAAAGCAATGCTGTTTACCGGAGCGGACGGCGGCACTTTGTACATAATGAGTGAGGATGAAAGAACTCTGGCTTTTAAAATAATCCGGACCAAATCGCTGGGTTTTATAATGGGCGGGACAAAAGGCAGCGAAATAAAATTTCCCCCTGTACAGCTTTACAAAGAGGACGGCTCAAGGAACGAAAACAATGTATCAGCTTATGTAGCTCTGACTGGTAAAACGGTAAATATTGAGGACGTATATGAGGTGGAAGGGTTTGATTTTCAGGGAACCAGGGCATTTGACCAAAAAACTGGATACCGTTCAAAATCCATGCTCGTAACTGCCATGAGAAACCATGAAAACGAAATCATAGGTGTATTACAGCTTCTAAACGCAACAAATCAAAGCGGCAAAGTGGTGTCATTTTCACAACGCTTTCAAAAACTGGTTGAATCGCTTGCATCGCAGGCGGCAATTGCCATAACCAACTCTTCTCTGATACGAGGGCTGAGGGTTCTCCTGGACTCTTTCATTAAGGTGATAGCAGGTGCAATTGATGAAAAATCAGCCTACACCGGAGGCCACATAAGACGTGTTGCCGCCCTTACGTCAACTATAGCCAAAGGGCTTTGTAATTCAAATGACGAGAGATGGCAGGACTGGGTACTCACACGTGATGAGGAGGATGAACTTCACATAGCCGCATGGATGCACGATATAGGTAAAATAACAACCCCGGAGTACGTTGTTGACAAGGCAACCAAGCTGGAAACTATATATGACAGGATACACACTGTAGAGGCACGTTTTGAACTACTGAAAAAACAGACTGAAAACGAGTTTCTTAAAAGAAAATGTGAAATCCTTTGTCAGAAAACTGAAGATGCTGATGAGAAGCTGGGCAAACTTGAGGATGAACTCAACAGTAAGTTAGAGGGTCTTTCAAATGCTTTAGAGTTTATAAGAGTGTCCAACTTAGGTGGTGAATTTATGGCTAATGAAAAACTAGCAAGACTTAAAGAGATTGCATCTATAGAGATAGAAATAGACGGCAAAAAAATGCCGATCCTGGATGAAAATGAGTTACACAATCTCTCTATACCAAAGGGTACTCTTACAGATGATGAGAGAGAGATAATCAATAATCATGTTGTAATGACTGAAAAAATGTTAGGTGGGCTGCCGTGGCCGAAGAAGTTTAAGAATGTTACCACCTACGCTGCCGAACATCATGAGAAGCTGGACGGCTCTGGATATCCACACGGTAAGAAGGCGGAACAGCTGAGCATTAAGTCAAGAATATTGGCAATAGCGGATATTTTTGAGGCACTGACAGCAAAAGACAGACCATACAGACCGGGTAAAAAACTCTCCGAATGTGTTAGAATTGTAGGGTTCATGCTTAAAGACAAGCACCTTGATAAGGAAATTGTGGATTTCTTTATAACCAGTGGGCTGTTTGTCGAATATGCCAAAAGAGAATTAACACCGGAACAGATAGATTCATTTACGTACAATGGAATTAAATATGACCCCACTTTGCCAACCACTGATGATGTCGGCAAAGACAATTAA
- a CDS encoding chemotaxis protein CheX, translating into MNVDFVNPFLESLVNILKTMANVEVTHNTPCIKADSSAMGYISGMIGLAGEKTSGSIAITFTEEAILHIASNMLGEKMTEVNEEIADMVGEITNMVSGGGRKILSEQGYKFNMAIPTTIVGKNHTITHKTKGMIVLVPFQTPAGPFYVEICFEEEKRKLEGAYSVKSKVIYRK; encoded by the coding sequence GTGAATGTTGACTTTGTCAATCCGTTTTTGGAATCTCTCGTAAACATTCTAAAAACTATGGCAAACGTTGAGGTCACACACAACACACCTTGTATAAAGGCTGACAGCTCTGCAATGGGTTACATATCTGGCATGATAGGTCTTGCCGGTGAGAAAACCTCAGGCTCTATAGCCATTACTTTTACTGAGGAGGCAATTTTACACATAGCGTCAAATATGCTTGGTGAAAAAATGACAGAAGTAAACGAAGAGATTGCCGACATGGTTGGTGAGATTACGAATATGGTCTCAGGCGGAGGCCGAAAAATTCTCTCCGAACAGGGCTATAAATTTAACATGGCAATTCCAACGACTATAGTGGGCAAAAACCACACGATAACGCATAAGACAAAGGGTATGATAGTGCTTGTGCCGTTTCAAACGCCTGCAGGACCGTTTTACGTTGAAATTTGCTTTGAAGAGGAAAAAAGGAAACTTGAGGGGGCGTACAGCGTAAAAAGCAAGGTGATTTACAGAAAGTAG
- a CDS encoding ferredoxin: protein MKNPVVDQDLCTACETCVSLCPDVFEMQGDKAFAAHPEKCGDCDCQEAMDTCPVEAIKWE from the coding sequence ATGAAAAATCCTGTTGTTGACCAGGACCTTTGTACAGCATGTGAGACTTGTGTGTCTTTATGTCCGGATGTGTTTGAAATGCAGGGGGATAAGGCTTTTGCAGCTCACCCTGAAAAGTGCGGCGATTGTGATTGCCAGGAGGCGATGGACACCTGTCCGGTTGAAGCAATTAAGTGGGAGTAG
- a CDS encoding copper-translocating P-type ATPase, giving the protein MSEKKTIIIPISGMSCAACAASTEKAIRSLSGVFEAGVNIATHKATVTYNPALTSPVEIAGAVKRVGFAAVITESDTSNAETNDERSVLKFNLIISATLSAVIMAGSMFTVPVLSNQWLLLIFASVVQFWPGATFYKTALSALKHFSSNMNTLVAVGTSAAYFYSAFEVLFPNTISHHGTHPHLYFETAAVIITFVLMGRFLELTARGRTSEAIKKLIDLQALTASVIKDGVEHQVAIDKVTVGDMLLVRPGERIPVDGEITDGGSAIDESMITGESLPVDKGAGDKTYSGTVNTSGAFIMRAIKTGQESTLARIIKLIEEAQGSKAPIQRLADKAAAVFVPSVIGIAALTFLLWFVFSDGGAKAMMSAIAVLIIACPCALGLATPTAIMVAAGLGAQRGILIRNAEALENLHRVKAIAFDKTGTITDGKPAVTGIFVESGMDESEALKIAASGEHYSEHPIAKAIVAEAISRSIELFAFDTFSSITGGGITGTINGGKDTVLIGGEKLITSSKVDLSSFNDKITSIYDESKTAVILSINNKAQAVFSIADTVKVSSKAAIGQLKHYGIVPVMLTGDNETVAQLIAKDVGIDRVYSGLYPEDKVKVIRELKKGMFTAMVGDGINDAPALTEAHVGIAMGTGTGIAVESADITLIKGDLLSVYEAIRLSHLTIKTIKQNLFWAFLYNIIGIPVAAGVLTLFGGPSLNPMLASLAMSLSSVSVVTNSLRLKNSV; this is encoded by the coding sequence ATGTCAGAGAAAAAAACGATAATAATACCGATAAGCGGTATGAGTTGTGCTGCCTGTGCTGCTTCAACAGAAAAAGCAATACGGTCACTTAGCGGTGTGTTTGAAGCCGGAGTTAATATTGCAACACACAAGGCTACGGTCACATACAATCCCGCACTTACATCGCCTGTGGAAATTGCCGGGGCCGTAAAGCGTGTGGGCTTTGCGGCAGTTATTACGGAAAGCGATACATCTAACGCAGAAACCAATGACGAACGCAGCGTTTTAAAATTTAACCTGATAATAAGCGCAACACTCTCGGCTGTGATAATGGCTGGCTCTATGTTTACAGTTCCAGTGCTTTCTAATCAGTGGTTGCTGCTTATATTTGCCAGTGTGGTGCAGTTTTGGCCTGGGGCTACGTTTTATAAAACGGCACTTTCGGCGCTAAAGCACTTTTCATCAAACATGAACACACTTGTAGCTGTGGGAACATCGGCAGCGTATTTTTATAGTGCCTTTGAAGTGTTGTTTCCAAACACCATCTCTCATCACGGAACGCATCCCCACTTGTACTTTGAAACTGCAGCAGTAATCATAACGTTTGTTCTTATGGGGCGTTTTCTTGAGTTAACGGCACGGGGGCGCACCTCTGAGGCTATCAAAAAACTTATTGATCTGCAAGCTCTCACGGCATCAGTAATCAAAGACGGTGTGGAGCATCAGGTTGCAATTGATAAAGTAACAGTTGGAGATATGTTGTTAGTAAGGCCTGGGGAGAGGATACCCGTAGATGGAGAGATAACGGATGGAGGCTCGGCAATTGATGAATCTATGATAACTGGTGAAAGTTTACCGGTAGATAAAGGTGCCGGAGATAAAACTTATAGCGGAACGGTTAATACCTCCGGAGCTTTTATAATGCGCGCCATTAAAACAGGGCAGGAATCAACGTTAGCCAGGATTATTAAACTCATAGAGGAGGCACAGGGCTCTAAGGCTCCAATCCAGAGGCTTGCTGACAAAGCGGCTGCTGTGTTTGTACCCTCAGTGATAGGGATAGCCGCTCTGACCTTTCTGCTATGGTTTGTGTTTAGCGATGGCGGGGCCAAAGCTATGATGTCTGCAATTGCGGTATTGATAATAGCATGTCCGTGTGCTTTAGGGCTTGCAACGCCGACAGCCATAATGGTTGCTGCAGGGTTGGGAGCACAAAGGGGAATTTTAATACGAAACGCCGAGGCTCTTGAAAACCTGCACAGAGTAAAGGCAATAGCATTTGATAAAACCGGAACAATTACTGATGGTAAGCCTGCCGTTACAGGTATTTTTGTTGAAAGTGGAATGGACGAAAGTGAGGCTCTTAAAATAGCCGCATCAGGCGAGCACTACTCAGAGCACCCTATAGCAAAGGCAATAGTGGCTGAAGCCATAAGCCGCTCAATTGAGCTTTTTGCATTTGATACGTTTAGTTCAATAACAGGAGGCGGAATAACCGGCACGATAAATGGCGGTAAGGATACGGTTTTAATCGGAGGAGAAAAGCTCATCACCAGTTCAAAAGTGGATTTATCCAGCTTTAATGATAAAATTACCTCTATTTATGATGAGTCTAAAACAGCAGTCATACTATCAATTAACAATAAAGCACAAGCGGTATTTTCCATAGCAGACACAGTTAAAGTAAGCTCCAAGGCAGCCATTGGGCAGTTGAAACACTATGGGATAGTGCCTGTCATGCTTACCGGAGACAATGAAACTGTGGCACAGTTGATTGCCAAAGATGTCGGCATAGATCGGGTGTATTCTGGGCTATACCCTGAGGATAAAGTAAAAGTAATCAGAGAGCTAAAAAAAGGGATGTTTACTGCAATGGTGGGAGACGGTATAAATGACGCTCCGGCACTGACAGAGGCGCACGTTGGTATTGCCATGGGCACAGGAACAGGGATAGCAGTGGAATCAGCCGATATAACCCTTATTAAGGGTGACTTACTGAGTGTTTATGAAGCAATCAGACTTTCACATCTTACGATTAAAACAATAAAGCAAAACCTGTTCTGGGCTTTTCTCTATAACATCATAGGAATACCTGTGGCTGCCGGTGTTTTGACACTTTTTGGCGGCCCTTCTCTAAACCCCATGCTTGCCTCACTTGCAATGTCTCTAAGTTCCGTGTCGGTTGTTACAAATTCACTGAGGCTTAAAAATAGTGTTTGA
- the rnhA gene encoding ribonuclease HI produces MPDVEIYTDGACVGNPGPGGYAAILKFDGKQKVVTGGYRLTTNNRMEIMAAIAGLSALKKKCVVSIYSDSRLLVDAMTKGWVQSWIKRGWHKKDGTPTLNPDLWQKLLTLTEKHQVNFQWIRGHIGDTENELCDQLSKKAAKEHNHIIDEIYEKTKNNRK; encoded by the coding sequence ATACCGGATGTTGAGATATACACGGATGGAGCGTGTGTTGGAAATCCCGGGCCCGGCGGCTATGCTGCAATCTTAAAATTTGATGGCAAGCAGAAAGTGGTCACAGGCGGATATCGCCTGACAACCAATAACCGCATGGAGATAATGGCGGCAATAGCAGGGCTTTCGGCATTGAAAAAAAAATGTGTTGTAAGCATTTACAGTGATTCAAGGTTACTCGTTGATGCCATGACAAAAGGGTGGGTACAGAGCTGGATAAAGCGGGGGTGGCACAAAAAAGACGGCACACCAACATTAAATCCCGACTTATGGCAAAAACTTCTGACACTCACTGAAAAGCATCAAGTTAATTTTCAATGGATACGCGGGCACATTGGAGACACCGAAAACGAACTCTGTGATCAGCTCTCCAAAAAAGCCGCAAAAGAACATAACCACATTATTGACGAGATTTATGAAAAGACAAAAAACAACAGGAAATAA
- a CDS encoding glutamate-5-semialdehyde dehydrogenase — protein MSVRAYVETKAREAKAGARSIGVADTEVKNRILLKMADLIMSQSNKLIIENAKDVASAKAAGLSDAMIDRLTLNLKRIEEMATGLREVAAQTDPVGEIIKMWKRPNKMMVGKMRGPIGSICIIYESRPNVTADAAGLCIKAGNSVILRGGSEAVNSNAAIVSILKEAVRSEGLHDGVVTFIENTDRAAIMELLKLDTLVDLVIPRGGESLIRAVVENSSIPVLKHYKGVCHVFVDRDCDLEMASDICFNAKVQRPGTCNAMETMLVDAPVAERFLSKMTERLMAAGVEILGCARTLKLCPELKPVKDTDYHNEYLALKMNVRVVDGFDEAIEHINTYSSSHTEAIVTKDHSRAMRFLKEVDSAAVMVNASTRLNDGGQFGLGAEIGISTDKLHARGPMGLEDLTCCKFIVLGDGQLRV, from the coding sequence TTGAGTGTGAGAGCATACGTGGAAACAAAGGCCAGGGAGGCTAAAGCAGGAGCAAGATCAATAGGGGTAGCCGACACTGAAGTCAAAAACAGAATTTTGCTAAAAATGGCAGATTTAATAATGTCACAAAGCAACAAATTAATAATTGAAAATGCAAAAGATGTTGCAAGTGCAAAAGCCGCTGGCCTAAGCGATGCAATGATTGACAGACTGACTCTTAATCTAAAGCGCATAGAGGAGATGGCAACAGGGCTCCGCGAGGTTGCAGCTCAGACCGACCCGGTTGGTGAAATCATAAAAATGTGGAAACGCCCCAATAAGATGATGGTTGGTAAAATGCGGGGCCCCATTGGTTCAATCTGCATAATATACGAGTCAAGGCCAAATGTGACGGCAGATGCCGCAGGGCTTTGTATAAAGGCCGGGAATTCAGTCATCCTGCGCGGCGGCTCTGAGGCGGTTAATTCAAATGCCGCAATTGTCTCAATTCTAAAGGAGGCGGTAAGAAGCGAGGGATTACATGATGGCGTTGTAACGTTTATAGAAAACACCGACAGAGCTGCCATAATGGAGCTTTTGAAACTTGATACGCTTGTGGATTTGGTAATTCCACGTGGCGGTGAGAGTTTGATAAGAGCGGTCGTGGAAAATTCGTCAATTCCAGTGCTTAAGCACTATAAGGGAGTGTGTCACGTGTTTGTGGACAGGGATTGCGATTTAGAGATGGCCTCTGACATATGTTTTAACGCAAAAGTGCAGCGGCCTGGCACATGTAACGCTATGGAGACTATGCTTGTTGATGCGCCGGTTGCAGAGCGGTTTTTGTCTAAAATGACAGAGCGGCTTATGGCAGCCGGAGTAGAAATTCTGGGCTGCGCAAGGACTCTTAAGTTATGCCCTGAGCTTAAACCAGTAAAGGACACCGATTATCACAACGAGTATCTGGCACTCAAGATGAACGTGCGCGTAGTGGATGGCTTTGATGAGGCCATAGAGCACATAAACACATACAGCTCCTCTCACACTGAGGCAATAGTGACAAAAGACCATAGCCGCGCTATGCGGTTTTTAAAAGAGGTGGATTCGGCTGCGGTGATGGTTAATGCCTCCACACGGCTAAATGATGGCGGACAGTTTGGTTTGGGCGCAGAGATTGGAATATCAACCGATAAGCTCCACGCCCGTGGCCCTATGGGATTAGAGGATTTGACCTGCTGCAAGTTCATAGTGCTGGGAGACGGGCAGTTAAGGGTTTAG